In Leptolyngbya sp. O-77, the genomic window TGGCATCCCCCCTTTGCCCCAGCACTATGCTGATGAGCACGCACAATCGTGGTGTCGATCATGGCGTATTCGTTGTCTGCATCTTCAGACAGCACCTGAAACACCCGTTGCCATACGCCCGTCTTTGCCCAGCGCCGAAAGCGGGTGTGAACCTTGCGAAAATGACCAAACCGCTCTGGCAAGTCTCGCCAGGGAATGCCGGCTCGATATCGATATAGCACTGCCTCGACAAACAGACGATTATCCTTTGCTGTGACTCCCACCGCCCCCGCTCGTCCAGGGAGCAAATCTTGGAGCCGTTCCCATTGGTCATCGCGCAGGGCGTAGCGTCGGGTTGTCATAATCGTCAGATAGCTGAATCACTGCTGATTACAGCTTATCTAATTGATGACACTCCCTAACTCTACTTTCTAAAAATGGAGCTAAGCGGATTCGAACCGCTGACCCTCTCAATGCCATTGAGATGCGCTACCAACTGCGCTATAGCCCCTAGTGCGTTTTCTATCATGCCTGACGAATAGCAACTTCGTCAACTAATCTTTGGGTTTCAAGTGAGAGATTTGGCGTTTAATGGGGAATAGCCTGATTGCGATCGCCCTCTGGCACAAAACCTCACAACTTAGTTCTCATTAGTTCTCACACTGCTCCACACTGCTCACACGTTATGATTGACCTGCCACCTGAACCTGCCGAACCCTCTCCAGCGTCGCCGTCTCCTGACCGCGCCCCCGCCGAGCCAGACGTGGAGGCGCTGCTCTTGTCGCTGCGGCGCAAGCAGGGCACCTGGATGGACTGGGGCAAAGCCTGCTTGCAGTTGCAAAAAGCGGGCTATTCGCCGCAGCAAATCTTTGAGGCGACGGGGTTTGAACCTGTGCAGCAAAACCAGATTGTGGTGGCGGCGCAGGTATATTTGTCGATGCTGAAGGTGGGCGTGTCGGATGCAGTGCGGGCCCGTTTTGAGCGGACAGGTAGCGACACGCTGTATGAGTTTCGGGTGCTGAGCCAGGGCGATCGCGCGGCAGTGGCGGAGCTAGTCGTGCAAAAGGGCGTGGACTCGGAAGGGGCCCGGGATGTCGTGCGAGCGGTCAAGGAATATTCGCGGCTGGCGGCCCCGCCAGAGAAGTTTCCCCTATCACCGGGAGATGCGGTGGCCTATTTTTGCTGGAACCTGGCGCGGCAGCAGGCGGATCTGCAAGCGCGATCGCGCCTGATTGCCCAGGGGTTGAAATTCGCCAGCAGCGACAGTGCCCGCCAGCAGCTCGAGCATTTGCTGACGGATTTTGGCGTGGCTCGTGTGCAGCAGGCTCCCCGGCTGCCGTTCTATCGGCTGGAAACGGAATCGGAAGTGCCGAGGGTGATTCCGGTGGCGGGTCGGTTGCCGCTGTCTCGCGCCCACCTCCAGGCGGTGCCGATTCTGCAAGAGGAGGAACCCTTTGGCATTGTTAAGTTTTCGGGCACGGGGGCGTGGGTTCCAGTTCCCGGCTGGCAGGTGATTTTGGCGGCCGAAGACCCAGTGGCGCTGATCACCGACAGCGACCAGTTGCCCAATGCGCCGGAGGGCCCGTCGGAGCCGGTGTTAGTGATTCTTGACCGGGCGCAGCGCCAGTGGGACGAGTTTAGCTACTTTGTGGTAGATCAAGAGGGACAGTTGGATATTCAGTGGTTTGACGTGCCGCCTACCAAGCCAATCCTGGGGCGAGTGGTGCTGATCATGCGACCGAAGCGCGTACTGGACGAAGACTTTAATAAAGAGCTGTGGCAACTGGAAGAATAGGGTTCGATCTGGGCGTGGAGGGCGGTCTTGAAGAGTCTGGCGATCGCCCGGCCAATTCGGCTGCCAATCCGCTGAAGGCAACTGCGGCGGCGATTGACCCGGTGATTTGGAACGACTGGTATGTGGTGGCTCGGTCGGTGGATGTGCCCATTGGCACAGTGGGGCGATCGCGCTTGCTCGATACGGGCATCGTCCTCTGGCGCAGCGCAGATGGGGCGGTGCAGGCGTGGCGCGATCGCTGTCCCCATCGCAGCGTGCAGTTGTCAAAAGGGCGGGTGGCGGGCGATCGCCTTGTGTGTCCCTATCATGGGCTGGCGTTTGACCCCAGTGGGCGCTGCGTGTCGGTTCCGGCGCACCCCGGCTATACGCCGCCGCCCCAGTCCTGCGCCAAAACCTACGCCGTGCAGGAGCGCTACGGGCTGATCTATGTCTGCCTGGGGAGTCCGGAGCAGGGAATTGTAGACTTTCCCGAATGGCGCGAACCGGGCTATCGCGGGCTGATCGCCGGGCCCTACACCATCCACACCAGCGGGCCGCGGGCAATCGAGAACTTTTTGGACGTAACCCATCTACCCATTCTGCACGCTGACATTCTGGGTTCTCCCCAGCGCCCTGAAATCGCCGACTATGAGGTGCAGGTCACGCCCGCAGGCATCGTGGCCCGCAATCTACGCATCTGGCAGCCCGACCCCTACGGCACAGGCAGTGGCAGCGAGGTAGTCTATGATTACCGCGTGGAGCGTCCGCTAACGGCACACCTCCGCAAGCCCAATCCCAACGGCGAAAATCTGGCGCTGCTGTATCACGTTACGCCCGTCAGCGAGACGGAGTGCGTCGGCTGGATGGCAATGGCGCTGAACTTTGGACAGGAGATTCCGAATGCAGAACTGATTGCCTTTCAGGATCGCATCGTGCAGCAAGACCTAGACAATCTGGAATCCCACGACCCGCCGCAACTGCCGCTAAATCCTGCGGTCGAGTTCCACCTGCCGGGCGATCGCACGTCGCTGGCCTACCGTAAGTGGCTCCGGAAACTGGGCGTGCGGTATGGAGTAATGGTCTAGCTTCCGAAATCCCTCTAGCCCCTCGCGCCCACGCTGGCAGAGTCGCGAATATGCTCCAGGGTCAGCGTGCCCACGGGGGAACCATCTTCTAGCACGGTGAGCTTGGGTGCGCCGGTGCGGAGAATCAGCGACAGGGCATCGCGCAGGCTGTCTTCGCGGGCGATGGTGGGGTGACCGTTGAGGGCGTAGCCGTCGGGCAAGCGAGTCATGGCGGTGGCCACGCGCAGCAGGCTGAGCTGGCGCACCATGTCGTCTGCGCCCACCAGGTTATGCACAAACTCGTTCGTGGGCTTGGTCAGAATATTGAATGGCGTGTCGTATTGCACGATCTGTCCCGCCTTCATAATCAAAATGCGATCGCCCAGCCGTAGTGCCTCTTCAACATCGTGTGAGACAAACAGAATCGTCTTTTTCAACTGCCGTTGCAGCCGCAAGATTTCGTCTTGCAGCGTGGCGCGGGTAATCGCATCGATTGCTCCAAAAGGTTCGTCCATCAGCATCACCTGCGGGTCGCCCGCTAGCGCCCGCGCCAGCCCCACCCGCTGCTGCTGTCCGCCCGAAAGTTGGGCGGGATAGCGATTGCGATATTCCCCCGGCGGCAGCGCCACCAGATCCAGCAGTTCGTCGATCCGCGC contains:
- a CDS encoding RuBisCO accumulation factor 1 — translated: MIDLPPEPAEPSPASPSPDRAPAEPDVEALLLSLRRKQGTWMDWGKACLQLQKAGYSPQQIFEATGFEPVQQNQIVVAAQVYLSMLKVGVSDAVRARFERTGSDTLYEFRVLSQGDRAAVAELVVQKGVDSEGARDVVRAVKEYSRLAAPPEKFPLSPGDAVAYFCWNLARQQADLQARSRLIAQGLKFASSDSARQQLEHLLTDFGVARVQQAPRLPFYRLETESEVPRVIPVAGRLPLSRAHLQAVPILQEEEPFGIVKFSGTGAWVPVPGWQVILAAEDPVALITDSDQLPNAPEGPSEPVLVILDRAQRQWDEFSYFVVDQEGQLDIQWFDVPPTKPILGRVVLIMRPKRVLDEDFNKELWQLEE
- a CDS encoding aromatic ring-hydroxylating oxygenase subunit alpha, which codes for MATGRIGFDLGVEGGLEESGDRPANSAANPLKATAAAIDPVIWNDWYVVARSVDVPIGTVGRSRLLDTGIVLWRSADGAVQAWRDRCPHRSVQLSKGRVAGDRLVCPYHGLAFDPSGRCVSVPAHPGYTPPPQSCAKTYAVQERYGLIYVCLGSPEQGIVDFPEWREPGYRGLIAGPYTIHTSGPRAIENFLDVTHLPILHADILGSPQRPEIADYEVQVTPAGIVARNLRIWQPDPYGTGSGSEVVYDYRVERPLTAHLRKPNPNGENLALLYHVTPVSETECVGWMAMALNFGQEIPNAELIAFQDRIVQQDLDNLESHDPPQLPLNPAVEFHLPGDRTSLAYRKWLRKLGVRYGVMV
- a CDS encoding ABC transporter ATP-binding protein, encoding MSAIRFDNVLLRFPGMARAAVDHVSCEVESGNLVVILGPSGCGKTTLLKMVNRLYEPTAGTIYLGDTDIRQLPKTRLRQQIGYVIQQSGLFPHMTVAQNIAVVPRLLGWANPRIQARIDELLDLVALPPGEYRNRYPAQLSGGQQQRVGLARALAGDPQVMLMDEPFGAIDAITRATLQDEILRLQRQLKKTILFVSHDVEEALRLGDRILIMKAGQIVQYDTPFNILTKPTNEFVHNLVGADDMVRQLSLLRVATAMTRLPDGYALNGHPTIAREDSLRDALSLILRTGAPKLTVLEDGSPVGTLTLEHIRDSASVGARG